A section of the Spirosoma pollinicola genome encodes:
- a CDS encoding TIGR01777 family oxidoreductase, whose product MKNTFLQKHHILITGGNGLVGKSLTQDLLREGHRVSHLSRTPSIIPDVTTYGWNVVDQQIDAHCLDGVDTIIHLAGADIADETWTPARKLEISRSRTESIRLLYRLMGQRPHAVKSVISASGIAFYGDRSDEILTEQSDPAPDFLGTVCQEWEAAVGEGKALGLRVVIFRTGVVLTKEGGALASLVPMIQSGFGATIGSGRQWVPWIHLQDVVGLYGLAVRDSSLAGVVNQTAPGLLTNRQFMEALARHFHKPLWMPSIPAFMLKLMMGERSAFVLNSARAVPPERLLQAYRYQYPTLDQALSAMYA is encoded by the coding sequence ATGAAAAACACATTCCTACAAAAACACCATATCTTGATTACCGGCGGCAATGGCCTGGTCGGTAAGTCGTTAACGCAGGACTTGCTCCGTGAAGGGCACCGGGTTAGCCACCTGAGCCGTACCCCATCCATCATTCCGGACGTCACGACCTACGGCTGGAACGTGGTGGATCAGCAGATTGATGCGCATTGCCTGGACGGGGTCGACACGATCATCCATCTGGCGGGCGCGGACATCGCCGATGAGACCTGGACGCCCGCCCGCAAGCTGGAAATCAGCCGCAGCCGTACCGAATCGATCCGGCTCCTCTACCGATTGATGGGCCAGCGGCCTCATGCCGTCAAATCGGTTATCTCGGCCTCGGGCATCGCGTTCTACGGGGACCGATCCGATGAAATCCTGACTGAGCAAAGCGATCCTGCCCCCGATTTTCTGGGTACGGTCTGCCAGGAATGGGAGGCTGCTGTTGGTGAAGGGAAAGCCCTGGGCCTGCGCGTGGTTATATTTCGTACGGGGGTCGTCCTCACCAAAGAGGGTGGGGCGTTGGCTTCGTTGGTGCCGATGATCCAGTCGGGTTTTGGGGCAACTATCGGCAGCGGTCGCCAGTGGGTTCCCTGGATACACCTGCAGGATGTGGTGGGGCTGTATGGTCTGGCGGTTCGGGACAGTTCACTGGCGGGTGTGGTCAACCAAACCGCTCCGGGTCTGCTCACCAACCGGCAATTTATGGAAGCTCTGGCCCGGCACTTTCACAAACCGCTTTGGATGCCTTCCATTCCCGCTTTTATGCTCAAACTGATGATGGGGGAGCGCAGTGCTTTTGTGCTCAATAGTGCCAGGGCTGTCCCACCCGAACGGCTTCTGCAAGCCTACCGCTATCAGTATCCTACTCTTGATCAAGCACTAAGCGCCATGTATGCGTAA
- a CDS encoding NADPH-dependent F420 reductase gives MINNTLAGELKFRAGQAQTYNSLPIMKIGIIGAGFIGSALAVRLTGLGHSLEIANSRGPETLGEVAEKTGATPVTSQEAAHYGEIIVVTIPLKNIPDLPKDLFEGVPAEVPVIDTSNYYPLLRDGHIAELEQGELTESEWVQQHLGRPVIKVFNNILADHLEKLGQPVGTPGRIGLPVAGDDPVAKQKVMALVEELGFDAVDNGHLHESWRQQPGTPCYAADLPANELRQQLESLGTERTKDQHAQFLANHAALEKQMAAQGIELK, from the coding sequence TTGATAAACAATACGCTTGCTGGAGAGTTAAAATTCAGAGCTGGACAAGCTCAGACTTATAACTCGTTACCAATAATGAAAATAGGAATCATTGGCGCTGGCTTCATCGGCAGTGCCCTTGCCGTTCGGCTCACGGGCCTCGGCCATTCATTGGAAATTGCTAACTCCCGTGGCCCTGAAACATTGGGTGAAGTGGCCGAAAAAACCGGTGCTACTCCCGTTACCTCCCAGGAAGCGGCTCATTATGGCGAAATCATCGTGGTGACCATTCCTCTGAAAAATATTCCCGATCTACCCAAAGACTTATTTGAGGGTGTACCTGCTGAAGTGCCCGTCATTGATACCAGCAACTACTATCCCCTGTTGCGGGATGGACATATCGCCGAACTGGAGCAGGGTGAGCTGACTGAAAGCGAATGGGTACAGCAGCACCTTGGCCGGCCTGTCATCAAGGTGTTCAACAACATCTTAGCTGACCACCTTGAAAAATTGGGACAGCCCGTTGGGACACCCGGCCGTATCGGTCTGCCGGTGGCTGGCGATGACCCTGTAGCCAAGCAAAAAGTAATGGCCCTGGTGGAGGAACTGGGCTTTGATGCGGTGGACAATGGTCATCTGCATGAATCATGGCGGCAACAGCCTGGCACACCCTGCTATGCAGCCGATCTACCCGCCAATGAGCTACGGCAACAATTAGAAAGTCTGGGCACAGAGCGTACGAAGGATCAACATGCGCAATTTTTGGCCAACCACGCTGCGCTGGAAAAGCAAATGGCAGCGCAGGGCATCGAGCTGAAATAG
- a CDS encoding alpha/beta hydrolase family protein: MAQTQQSVSFTNGNQVLAGTLTMPPGTGVHPAVLIVLGSGSSNRDGEVEGLRPFQAMTTELVKKGFAVLRYDNRSKGRSPGKPIDESTTTELASDAQVAYRFLKGRKEIDSGRIGIIGHSEGATIAAIAASRIPKIRCLLALNGAALPGYEDILLTTEERLREAGTSDDTIRSYLTNMRLYLGRPASTPLGKRRVATRHIVRFEINRLPVDQRAKITKADIESAVDSQLHEVLSRWEQHYLSLNPANYYQKLRCPVSLIFSDSEVEGLLSKRLSEFRKVFNRVNQAPPIRQIKHADHNLITTDQRPKAVSSAFIKAVVEEAGKLI, translated from the coding sequence TTGGCTCAAACTCAGCAAAGCGTCAGTTTTACCAACGGTAATCAGGTATTAGCGGGCACGCTCACGATGCCTCCAGGAACGGGCGTTCATCCGGCGGTACTTATTGTCTTGGGCAGTGGGTCTAGCAACCGAGATGGGGAGGTAGAGGGACTTAGGCCCTTCCAGGCAATGACGACCGAACTGGTCAAAAAGGGGTTTGCTGTGTTACGCTATGATAATCGGTCTAAAGGTCGCTCACCAGGTAAGCCAATTGACGAGTCTACTACTACAGAATTGGCTTCAGATGCTCAAGTAGCTTACAGATTCTTAAAGGGTCGTAAAGAGATAGATTCAGGACGAATTGGAATTATCGGGCACAGTGAAGGAGCGACTATTGCCGCTATCGCTGCGTCAAGGATTCCGAAAATCAGATGTTTGCTCGCTCTCAATGGGGCTGCTTTGCCTGGCTATGAAGACATTTTACTAACCACCGAGGAGCGGCTACGAGAAGCAGGTACATCCGATGATACGATTCGTTCCTATCTAACCAACATGCGGCTTTACTTAGGTCGTCCTGCTTCTACTCCATTGGGAAAAAGAAGGGTAGCCACCCGGCATATCGTTCGGTTTGAGATTAACAGACTACCTGTCGACCAACGCGCTAAGATTACAAAAGCCGACATCGAATCGGCAGTAGATAGCCAACTGCATGAGGTGCTATCTCGTTGGGAACAGCACTACTTAAGCCTGAATCCTGCCAATTATTATCAGAAATTGCGTTGCCCAGTCAGTTTAATTTTTTCAGATAGTGAAGTGGAAGGTCTGCTCTCGAAGCGACTGTCCGAATTCAGAAAAGTGTTTAACAGGGTTAATCAGGCTCCTCCAATACGGCAAATCAAGCACGCAGACCATAACTTAATTACAACAGATCAGCGACCCAAAGCAGTCTCATCGGCCTTTATTAAAGCAGTAGTAGAGGAGGCAGGCAAATTGATTTAG
- a CDS encoding outer membrane beta-barrel protein: MKNITKVITSTLLVVGALLLSNNAQAQFQANVNGNFLAATEKGSSFSDGLWGGGVTVRYFVNPNLAIGLNGRYFTKSNSASFVFDPGSGTNGSVKASGNLLMVTGQAEYFFSESALRPYVGLEAGLYRAAATVEITNGIQTLKSADNDSKFGVAPKVGLQYAVAPSFGINADAGYHIVFTEGDTGKMLLLGAGVYFVFGQR; the protein is encoded by the coding sequence ATGAAAAACATTACGAAAGTAATTACATCCACTTTACTTGTTGTTGGGGCTCTGCTTTTGTCCAATAATGCTCAGGCTCAGTTTCAAGCGAACGTGAATGGTAACTTTTTAGCCGCGACCGAAAAAGGGTCTTCCTTCTCTGACGGCCTTTGGGGGGGTGGCGTTACGGTTCGCTACTTTGTTAACCCGAATTTGGCCATTGGATTGAATGGTCGCTACTTTACCAAAAGTAATTCGGCAAGTTTCGTTTTTGATCCCGGGAGTGGGACAAATGGATCGGTCAAAGCCTCTGGGAATCTTCTAATGGTGACCGGTCAGGCAGAGTACTTTTTCTCCGAGTCAGCTTTGCGTCCCTATGTCGGTCTGGAAGCCGGGTTGTATAGAGCGGCTGCTACCGTTGAAATTACCAACGGAATTCAGACCTTAAAATCAGCAGACAATGATAGTAAGTTTGGCGTAGCTCCGAAGGTCGGATTACAGTATGCTGTTGCACCTTCTTTTGGTATAAATGCGGATGCAGGGTACCATATTGTTTTTACCGAAGGGGATACGGGGAAGATGCTTTTGCTAGGTGCAGGCGTCTACTTTGTTTTTGGTCAGCGATAG